A window of the Thermococcus alcaliphilus genome harbors these coding sequences:
- the rpmC gene encoding 50S ribosomal protein L29, whose protein sequence is MRPSEIREMSVEEIEAKIRELRLELAKERGMLTMGTSLENPMVIRNLRRDIARLLTIKKEKLRSKG, encoded by the coding sequence ATGAGGCCAAGTGAGATTAGGGAGATGAGCGTGGAAGAAATAGAGGCCAAGATTAGAGAGCTAAGACTTGAGCTTGCAAAGGAAAGGGGAATGCTTACAATGGGAACATCTTTGGAAAACCCGATGGTTATTAGGAACCTTAGGAGGGATATTGCCCGCCTTTTAACGATAAAGAAGGAAAAGTTGAGGAGCAAAGGGTGA